The Anomalospiza imberbis isolate Cuckoo-Finch-1a 21T00152 chromosome 2, ASM3175350v1, whole genome shotgun sequence nucleotide sequence CCAGGGGGATAAAGCAGTACCAGTCCTGAACAGCCCAGAGCAATAACCTGGAGGACTGTGTGACACGTCCCTGCTCCAAAGGAGAGGGCCCAAAGCCTCCCTCATTTATGCTGACACACACCAGAGAaacaggggctgctgctgctttgccccCGCACAGCCCGCTGGCTCGCCCCGCTGGCTCGCCCTGCTGCTGACATGTCCTTCCACCTCATCATAACCTTTCTGTTTCCATGAAGGCTTTGCCTTGCATTTGATTCCTGAGACAATTTCCTCTCTCCTCCTAGGGAGGCTCAGTGGGAGACAGAGACCCAAGCACAGCAGGCTGCTTTCCCTACCAGGCCCTCTTAAACTTCACAGTGTGTCCTGGCGCTGCAGGCATCACTGAGGGACAGCTCCTCAGATGTCTCAGGAAGGAGGTGATGCTATTTTTCTGCCCTCTAGGATTCCTCCAAGGGATCTTCAAATCCCTTGACTGTCACAGAGCAAGTCAGTTTAATCCAAGTCTgaaggaggcagcagcacaggaagagTTGGATGGAGGAAGCCAATTTTTGGAAGCTTAGTAGAAAAGATTGTAATGTTTCTGTTCTTCAGGGTAGACAGTGCACATTCCCTCCAGCAACAGCTTAGCTCATCTGCTCTggcctgctctgcactgggccAGGGAGCACATAACTCCACTGCAGTTTTCTTGACCTGCAGTGGTAGCAAGAACAGAGGCAGGTCTCATCCAGCTGGGAGAGGCACCTCTGACCATGGGGAAGAAGAGCACGAGCAGCCTCAGAAACACAGTACTCTTTCCAGAGAGAGCTCCAGTGCCCTGCCCTCATGTACGTCCACAGAACCATAGAATactctgagttggaagggacccacaagcaTCAtccaagtccagctcctggccctgcacaggacacgCCCAACGATCACACCATACGCCTGAGAGTGTTgttcaaacacttcttgaactctcaGGTATCACTCATGGGATAAAATGCACTTCAGGTTGGAAGCAGATGCAGAAACTGGTTTGAATAGAGTTAGACAGAACGAATAGAGTAAGACAGAACATCCACCCAGGAAGGCTTGACAGCATTATTGGGTTAGCGTTAATGCAGCACGTGTGGTCCAGCAGGCAGGGGAAATGGCTGGCCCTTCCTCAGAATTGATGGCTTTATCCCATGCATTATCACCAacctgctggcagtgcctggcTTTGCTTGCAGAGgctgttttttcctcctgccaTGCAGAGCTCTGTTCAGCTGCAGGAAGAGAAAGAGGGCACTATCAACTCTGTGTTCTGTTCATTCAAGCCGTGCTTGTCATGACAGGGAAGCAGCAGTGTACGGCTGTCCTTCAAGAGCCCGAACTGGctgaaacagagcagagcagccatCCTTTCTAATGCCAGGAACTGTTGGAGAGGGCAGGAAACAATGATGGTATCTGCTCATGCACCTTTGACCTTTCCAGTCCTCCTGAGGGCTGCATCCCATGGTGGATGAGAGATGGAAGGCAAACCCCACAACCACTGCTCTGATTTCCCCATGTGCAGGATGTGCCTTGCTGAATGACAAAAACTGCAACCACTGCACAAACCCcaattaaatgtatttattaagaAAACCACTACTTTATAGATTTTTATGCTGGGTATTTCTTCACTTCATCTTTACTAAACCTACAGTTTGATTTTGCAAACTGAAAACTCAGTAAACGGTCCTGGTGAGTTCAGAGCATGAGCAGTTTTCTGTATTCAGGATTAGTTCTCAGTTTCTGCTTTTGGCTCCTTCTAAATCTACCTGCTTTTCTCCAGTGATAATATTAAATTCAGCCAGATTAAATCTAGACAGAATAGGtacagcacttttttttcctgccagctGATCACTGAATCTGACTTATCAGCTCTGTGACTTGATATCTAGAAGCTTGATACAAGATCGTGGAAGCCTGTCTACACAAGAACACCATTTTAACCAGCAGTACAATGTCTGCAAGTCCTCTACCATCAGCCTATGCTTCCCTCgaggaaggaggaaagaaattgAAGTGGTGATCAAAAGCAGCCTCTGTTTTTTACATAGCACTGATGTAATGAAACATCCATCCTGGAAATGAAGGAGATTCCAGGAGGCATTCAAGGAACCTCTGCTAAGGAGAAACAATGTGCAGTGGGATTTCAAATGGTCCTCTCAAAGGAGACTtcaaattgttttttttccttgaatccAATAAATCAAAATGATAAGCAAACAATATTCCCAACTAGGCACAAGATAAACTGAAACATGACAAAGGGGAGAagtttctgtttatttattcctctttaaaatgacttaaaagaaaattcaaaacacTATTTAAAAAGGAGGGGATTCAGAGTATTGAGAAGCTGAAAATCAAACCACAAAGGAGGCATTACAAGGTTAGCAGAACATAGAAAGCACGGTTAGTATAAAACAGATTTACGTTCTCAGTGAGCAGCAAATTTGTACTGCCCATATAAGTGGAACAGCACATAATGCTACCCCTACTCTCTGGAACACAGAACTCTttcataattttgttttattgtagCACTGTGTAGGAAAACacaacaattttaaaaaagcagcattttcaattgaaaagagaaaaacattaaaagcaTTATATTGCTCTATAGGCACTGATAAATGTCTTTCTGTGGTAAAAGAGTGTGCCAAGCAGAATTCAAAATTGTATAATTCATCTTAAAATCATATAGCCCTGGTGAGATTGCAAATAAAACTTAGTTATGCTACTTctctggcactgcctgacagcagctctgcccactGTGAACTGTCTGCATGTCTTCATGGACAGGGTTAGGCAGAAGCAACAGGCAGCAATATTGGAAAATGAAGGTTTCTCCTGGCAAGTCAGAGCACCGACAGCTCAGATCCATGGAGGGCATTTGTTATACTGACAAGAAGTGACTGACTGCATGTGCTTGCCAAGGCTTTCACTCTGCCTGTTTCAAGTTACACCTGACCTTGAGGTGCTGAGTCCCAGTAGGGAGTGAACGGGAGCAAGAAAAAGTTGCTGCCTTACAGGCCTGCTCAGAAAGAGCCACTCTGGTGGCCagtggctgctggcagagggtCAGCTACAAGCCCTGTCTGAGCTTGCCATCAGCAAATACTTCGCTCTCCTCTCCccttgctgagcacaggcagctgtaCGTTACATATGCCCTCCTCTGCAGAGCACTCTGCTCAGACTATGGAGCCGTTATATCCCCtgagagcagggatggggacatcactgggatcTGCAAAAATCAACTTAAAGCCATCGGGAGAAAGAGCTGCTAGGGTCTTGGAGAAGGTTAAAGCAGCACCTGTGCAGGGCACCCTGAAGCAGATTTTTACCTTGCAAGCATCCTCACTTCTGAGACTCGTCCTCCCCTATGTGTTTTGGCACATGCAGCTCTGCTGTTCCCCTGCTCTGGCAAGCAGGATGCCTGAGATTAGCAGCGCTGAGCTGCAGTGACCCTGCCTGTGCACAGGAGAGGGAAGATGCACTCCAGTCTTCTGTTCTGCTAGAGTCTCTGCCTTAAAAAGTcaccttttaaaaaaagcccCGGCAGGGACCAGTTAATCAAACATGTCCTCGAACATGCGTTGCCCCATGGCTATGTAAACCTCTTTTTCCTCCGGTGTCATCTGGGCCACCAGCTCGGGGCGCTGGCTCACTTGGCTGTAAGAATGCGGGCGCCCAGCCACTGTGACAGTGGGGTCttctgccaccacctcaaactcttcatcctcatcctcctcctccagcccatATGTTGTGGTGGCCACGGCAGCAGGGCGGGGAGGGGACTCCTCCTCCGACTCGCTAGTTTCGCTCTCGGAGTCACTCGCGTTGCCGCCAGAGAGAGGAGCAGCACCGCTGACGGTGACGGTGGAAGCGGAAGGTGTCTTCTTCTCGTGGATGAGCAGGGCACGCATCACCTCCTCATTGTCATCCAGGGCTGCCCGGTTCTCCTCACGCTCCTGGAACGCATCCAGATCCCGGCCCCCTGCAAAGGGACACGAGGGAATGAGCATTTCCTCACAGACATCTGTGTGACAGACCTGAAAGCTTTCTTAACCTTCATTAATTACTgccactgagctcagctggcAAAGTCACACCCTTTCTCTATGCCAACTCCTCCTCTCTCTTGAAATTCAGAGACAGTTATGTCTTATAATGGCAGAGCAAGTACGGACATTTCCTAGGAGCTGGGAGGCCTAGAGTCACCGTGGCTCCCAGCCGGAAGCCTTGACCAGGAGCACATTGCAAGTGAAGACAACAAATGCACAATGGGCAGGCACCTGGAAAAGACTTCCCCAGGGAGGTGTCCTACTACAGTCCTGGCACAACAGTGgagcagaaaacaaaccaatCCTTAAAATACAGACTCCAAGCCCAGGCCTATCCTGCTGAGCTCCCTGCCTGTAAGGATGaacacaaagaagaaatggaTCCAGGCAAAGAATATGTGGAAACCATGTGTTATAAAACAACATTTAGAGCAGCCATGCCTGGTGAGCTCAGAGGTGCACCTATACCAGGCAGAAAGGGGAAAAGCTCCTTACAGGAAGATGGTGATGGCATGGAGCAGATGCAGCTGAcagcctgcagcccagctgtgcagcacagcactaACCAGTGCCTGCTCTCCAAGCTGAAACACAGCCCAGACAGTCCCTGTGGCTCCCTACCTGCACCTCTTATTTGAAGGGGACTGCAGTGGCCCAGCTGACAAACCTGGCCTGTGTTCCACTTTCAGAAAACTTGGCTGAACAACAGCTGGGAGGGTTCAATATGGCTCTGATAGGCAGGATGTCTGCAGTTCATGGATTCTAAAGGTAAAATTCTGCTCAAAAAGTAGCATCCCACAGAAAACCTCTCCTAATCCTACCTTTGGTGAGAGGGCTGTGAGTCCACCTAGTGCCAAAAGAAGTACAGGCAgtatgggaaaaaacccaaaaaacctcaaaaaacaccacaaaacaaaaaacagaacaaaaaattaaatatggaGAAAAAAGAAGGCCTAAAAAGTAGTACAGGCTCCCTGTGGCAAACTTTCTGTCTTACACCAAAAGATGCTGCCCATGAACAATTGCTGGAGCTGAGATGTTGGCATTCTGCCTTCATACAGGCAGCCACTTGCCCACTCCTCCAAGACACAAACCCTCATGGTTTCAGCACCACATCCAGGCAAGCAGGTCCCAAGTCTTTCCCCTCCCCAGTCAGAAATGTGCTGATTACATTTTTCAActtgagattaaaaaataatctgaagaAGTTTTGCATTTAGTACTAAAAGCCAGAGCACTTTGTGGTCACTCCTTTCCTGTGGTAAAATAAAGGCCAAAAGAACCATACCTAATTTCACCAGAATTCTGTTTTCACTGTAAATAAAGTTGTAGTAATGGGTAATGGCTACAACTACTAACATTAGAGCACTGCCAAATTCCTGAAAGAAAGGAAGTATAAAGGCATCGTGTTGGCAGTCGTGTGCTCAGCTCACTGCTTGTGACTGTGGAGCAGAAAAGGCTGTAGGAGAGCATCTCTGTGAAATTATATCATAGCTCATCACACTGAGAGCTGTGAAACGACAACAGTCAGAGTTAGCTCCACAAAGGCCGACTTTGTGGCTCAGAGGGGCTGTCTCTTGTTGGCAAGAACTGTTTCTGCCAGATCCAAGCAGTGATCTTTTCTGTCAATGGTCCTACGTTTCTGTCCTTCCTGTTTACGTGTTGCAGCAGCAATTTCAGGCTATTTCCACAAGCTCCCTTCTTTGATCTCCAGTAGCTGAGGAGGTTAAGTAATGATGCCACCACCTGTAAGGAGATACTCCACCTTCATGTCCCTCAGTGACTTTTTGAGAAACATTTATGCTGTGTACATCAAAAGTTGTCTCAAGGAGTTGATTTAAAACTACAGGTGAATTGAATGTCTAGCAGAAAAATGGGTGAGAACTCACCATGGCTGGTGAGTAACAACATCTGCTACACACTGCAGGAGTGGGTTGTTCAATCATCTCACTTTGCTTAATctatttgaaaaatgttttgggATTCATAATACAGTTGGAAGGCATTACATGTGAACAAGTTCTTAAGGTATCTTGCGACCGTTATATCACATTTCACTTCTGCTACACCTAAGTACTCCACTCCTCTCCTGAACATGGCACGAGTTCCAGGGTCACATACTCACACATGATTCCCTTTTGCCATATTTTCTTGCTAGGGCATCAACAGTTTCAGTCCATAATCCTAAAATTACTCTTACCTATTGACTCACTCTTGTAAAAATCATAAAAGGTCTCCATTTCCAGTTTTGGCATGGCAGCTTAAAAATCACACATACCAACACAGAATTTTTCTACTAATGGTTATAAGATTTTGACCATTAGTCTGTGGATAATCTGACCCCAagatgaatgaaaataaaagcagagatAATGAGAAACAAACAGAAGGGAATAAAGACTCACCTGTTATGGTGACAGACCTTCCTACTGTACTTCCAGAAGCTGTATTTCTGAGTATTCTTCATATATAACAAGTTTTGACAAACAATTATCAAGAAGACTGGGAGTATATAAACAGTGCTGGTAGATTTGGTAGACTTCAGGGTCACTGAACattaataaatgttatttttcagcAGTGACCTATTAAGGAGACAGCATTCTAGATGAAACTGAAAGACCTTCATCTAGAAGCAATAAGCTCTCAAGGTAGAAGACTCAAGTTATTTAACATTTTAGAAGCCCCCACAAAATTTCATGGACAGCTCAGCTTTACTGACCTAGATTTCAATCCAGGTTCTAAGGAATTTTTACATCTGCCTACCCACAGGTGCTTTGCACAGCAGAAAGGAGCAGACAGTCCAGtgttgggagcagcagctgtacacacacacagcagaACATATTTTTGACAGCACTGTAAAGGCCTTGTATAAGCCCAGCAGTACTTCTGCTCTGTGAATTTCTTACCATCTTTGATTTCATCAGGGTCATAAGCCCCCTGCACTGTGCTCTCCCGCAGCCAAATGGGTCTCTCTCTGGCTGGCTTTCCTTCACTTGCAGACCGGCTCAGATCCTCCTGGTCCTCCATGCTGATGACGACATTCTGGGTATACAAGTCCTCGTATGATGGTCCCTTTGTAGTCCATGCTTCCCGATGGTGTCCACCTGCAAGGCCAGCTGCTGCCCCTGAACCAGCACCAGCTGCACGCTCCTTGCTACATGAAAgttaaagagagaaaaacagagcTCTCAGAACAAGCCTCTCCTTAGACAAAAATACTTAAATGATGATTTGTTATCATCTGCACTGAGAACTTTCATTGTCAGTTCTAACATGTGCTGCCAGGAATTTCTGTGCCAGCTTGCTGGTTTGGGAAACTTGTGGATCTCTAGTGGGAAACCCTACATAGGGCCATGGCAACATCCACCACAGACACTGAAAATAAGAGGCAGCACTAGAGATGCAAATACACTTAGGTTGAAACAAAcataaaatcccagaattccctgAAACAGAagccacagcagcaaaacaCAATCAAACAGTAGTCTGGTATTTGGAAAAGCCTCTTTTGGGCCTTCACACAGCAACCAAATACTGCATTAAAAAAGCACTGAAGTTTAACCAAGGTAGACAGTAGGCCCAGGGACTCAGCATGCTCAGAGCTGTGAACTGTTATGAATCACAGGACTCCTGAAGGAGCTAAATCACCATGAAAAACACAATTCAAACCTTTGCTTGAATTGTGAGTGACAATGCACATGAGAAGTCACCTCTCCTGTGTTACACAGGAGATCTGTACTATCCGCAGACACAGCCTTGGGAGGACTGGGGAGTCCaggcagagaagaaagagagagcACCTTCAAACCAGAGGACTAGGGCTGGACAAAAGGCTTTGTGTACTTGATGGAGTGCAGGACGAGATAGAAGAACTGTCTTCATTGTGGAAAAAGTGGAGAAATAAAGGTGCTGACCCATGTTAAGGGTATGGCAGTCAAAGCCCAGCCCTCCTTTGCTCTCAGCACATTTCCCTGCAGGGCCCCTTCTAACTCAGGAGACTGATGGAGAAAAACACTCCTGCTTGGATCTGATCAAAAGAGGCTAtcaagtgaaatattttctgcacaCTGATGATGGCAATGAGCCTAAAATACATCCTGG carries:
- the GTF2E1 gene encoding general transcription factor IIE subunit 1 — encoded protein: MTDPDVLTEVPAALKRLAKYVVRGFYGIEHALALDILIRNPCVKEEDMLELLKFDRKQLRAVLNTLKGDKFIKCRMRVETAPDGKTTRHNYYFINYRLLVNVVKYKLDHMRRRIETDERDSTNRASFKCPICFSTFTDLEANQLFDPRTGTFRCTFCETEVEEDESAMPKKDARTLVARFNEQIEPIYALLRETEDVNLAYEILEPAPTEIPALKQSKERAAGAGSGAAAGLAGGHHREAWTTKGPSYEDLYTQNVVISMEDQEDLSRSASEGKPARERPIWLRESTVQGAYDPDEIKDGGRDLDAFQEREENRAALDDNEEVMRALLIHEKKTPSASTVTVSGAAPLSGGNASDSESETSESEEESPPRPAAVATTTYGLEEEDEDEEFEVVAEDPTVTVAGRPHSYSQVSQRPELVAQMTPEEKEVYIAMGQRMFEDMFD